One genomic segment of Amycolatopsis granulosa includes these proteins:
- a CDS encoding MFS transporter produces MTTIFWRMWCAVGVDAFGDGQLTAAIPLLAVTLTADPRLVAVLSAVTYLPWLLLALPAGVLVDRCDRANLMWRAQTSRALLAAFAAALAALDGLSLPALAVLAFGLGAGEVLLSTAAQAHLPDVVGKPLLPRANGYLQAISTVGQQFAGPPLGALLVVVAATVPLTGGAVIFALSAAMLAMLPRTAPATGPRARVADGVRWLAGQKLLRTLAGLLAVNTFCGQLGNATLVLLATRVLHVSGGGYGLLLAGAALGSVLGGLLNARLAATLGALRALCTALSANVLIFAGIGLSPNALVLAVLLGANGFVTTLWNITTVGLRQHLVPPELLGRVTSLYKMLGWGLMPVGALAGGFVAHLAGLRAPFPVAGAVRGVALLVALPALRGALRVR; encoded by the coding sequence ATGACGACGATCTTCTGGCGGATGTGGTGTGCCGTGGGCGTCGACGCCTTCGGCGACGGTCAGCTCACGGCCGCGATCCCCTTGCTGGCCGTCACACTCACAGCCGACCCGCGGCTCGTGGCGGTTCTGTCCGCGGTGACCTACCTGCCCTGGCTGTTGCTGGCACTCCCCGCCGGGGTGCTGGTGGACCGATGCGACCGGGCGAACCTGATGTGGCGTGCGCAGACCTCGCGGGCGCTGCTCGCCGCTTTCGCCGCCGCCCTCGCCGCGCTGGACGGCCTGAGCCTGCCCGCGCTGGCGGTCCTCGCGTTCGGGCTCGGCGCGGGTGAGGTGCTGTTGTCCACCGCCGCGCAGGCACACCTGCCCGACGTCGTCGGGAAACCGCTGCTGCCCCGGGCGAACGGCTACCTGCAGGCGATCTCCACGGTGGGCCAGCAGTTCGCCGGACCGCCCCTGGGCGCCCTGCTGGTCGTGGTCGCCGCCACGGTGCCCCTCACCGGCGGCGCCGTGATCTTCGCCCTCTCCGCCGCGATGCTGGCCATGCTGCCCCGGACAGCGCCGGCGACCGGGCCGCGCGCTCGGGTCGCCGACGGCGTCCGCTGGCTGGCCGGGCAGAAGCTGCTCCGCACCCTCGCCGGTTTACTCGCGGTCAACACCTTCTGCGGCCAGCTGGGCAACGCCACGCTCGTCCTGCTGGCCACCCGGGTGCTGCACGTGAGCGGTGGCGGGTACGGCCTTCTGCTCGCCGGCGCGGCTCTAGGCAGTGTGCTCGGCGGGCTGCTCAACGCGCGCCTGGCCGCCACTCTCGGTGCCCTGCGCGCACTGTGCACCGCCCTCTCCGCGAACGTCCTGATCTTTGCCGGGATCGGACTGAGCCCGAACGCGCTCGTCCTCGCCGTCCTGCTGGGCGCCAACGGTTTCGTCACCACCCTGTGGAACATCACCACCGTCGGTCTCCGCCAGCATCTTGTTCCGCCCGAACTCCTCGGCCGGGTCACGAGCCTTTACAAGATGCTCGGGTGGGGACTGATGCCCGTGGGGGCGCTCGCCGGTGGGTTCGTCGCGCACCTGGCCGGTCTCCGCGCCCCGTTTCCGGTAGCGGGAGCGGTTCGCGGGGTCGCGCTCCTCGTGGCGCTTCCGGCCCTGCGCGGGGCCTTACGAGTCCGATGA
- a CDS encoding PLP-dependent aminotransferase family protein, which translates to MHAGRLAELLGRWSSGREALYQKLAARLEALIERGEIPADGRLPTERALAAELAVSRNTAVAAYDVLRDHGLVDRRRGSGTFVRRPPRPGRGVVSQFNPMFLHLLDPVPDLIDLTCAAPPQPADFPDLVAEAAGMVGDFGIGYHPSGIPALRQAIADSYTARGLPTEPGQIVVTSGAQQGISLLAQLFARPGDTVVVEELTYPGAIDAFRGTGARILGVPLTADGVSVPALAEVVAGARLVYLVPAFQNPTGSVLPPAAARRVVALCAAHGVPLVDDHVLADLALDGPPPAPLARHGDGVISVGSLSKLIWGGVRIGWVRTDARTAADLARLKAVADLGTDVVAQAIGVGLFARLGELREQRQRELRDRRDQVVRDLRAAVPSWEFRTPAGGQTLWIRLPGVDSRRFAQFALRYGVALLEGSSLAAHESSGEHIRVPFTLPRETLTEAVRRLRQAWDAYPGANAAPLALAGTGPECQGDRHATFPAQRDDRPAG; encoded by the coding sequence ATGCACGCTGGCCGGCTCGCGGAGCTGCTCGGGCGGTGGTCGAGCGGGCGGGAGGCGCTCTACCAGAAGCTGGCCGCGCGGCTGGAGGCGCTGATCGAGCGCGGCGAGATCCCGGCGGACGGGCGGCTGCCGACCGAACGGGCACTGGCGGCCGAGCTGGCGGTCAGCCGCAACACCGCGGTCGCCGCCTACGACGTGCTACGTGACCACGGGCTCGTCGATCGGCGGCGCGGCAGCGGGACGTTCGTGCGCCGCCCGCCCCGGCCCGGCCGCGGCGTGGTCAGCCAGTTCAACCCGATGTTCCTGCACCTGCTCGACCCGGTGCCGGACCTGATCGACCTCACCTGCGCCGCGCCACCCCAGCCCGCGGACTTCCCGGATCTGGTCGCCGAGGCCGCCGGCATGGTCGGTGACTTCGGGATCGGCTACCACCCGTCCGGGATCCCGGCGCTGCGGCAGGCGATCGCGGACTCCTACACGGCGCGGGGACTGCCGACCGAACCCGGCCAGATCGTGGTGACCTCGGGTGCGCAGCAAGGGATTTCACTGCTGGCCCAGCTGTTCGCGCGGCCCGGCGACACGGTGGTGGTCGAGGAGCTGACCTATCCGGGGGCGATCGACGCGTTCCGCGGGACCGGGGCGCGCATCCTCGGGGTACCGCTGACCGCCGACGGCGTATCGGTCCCGGCGCTGGCGGAGGTGGTTGCCGGGGCCAGGCTGGTGTACCTGGTGCCGGCGTTCCAGAACCCGACCGGCTCGGTGCTGCCGCCGGCCGCGGCACGGCGGGTGGTGGCGCTGTGCGCCGCGCACGGGGTACCGCTGGTGGACGACCACGTGCTCGCCGACCTCGCGCTCGACGGCCCGCCGCCCGCACCGCTCGCCCGCCACGGCGACGGGGTGATCAGCGTCGGGTCGCTGAGCAAGCTGATCTGGGGCGGTGTGCGGATCGGGTGGGTCCGCACCGATGCCCGGACGGCGGCGGACCTGGCGCGGCTCAAGGCGGTCGCCGACCTCGGCACCGACGTCGTCGCGCAGGCGATCGGGGTCGGGCTGTTCGCGCGGCTGGGCGAGCTGCGCGAACAGCGGCAGCGTGAGCTGCGGGACCGGCGCGACCAGGTGGTGCGGGACCTGCGCGCGGCGGTCCCGTCGTGGGAGTTCCGGACCCCGGCGGGCGGGCAGACGCTGTGGATCCGGCTGCCGGGCGTGGACTCGCGGCGCTTCGCCCAGTTCGCGTTGCGGTACGGGGTCGCGCTGCTCGAGGGCAGTTCGCTGGCCGCGCACGAGTCCAGCGGCGAGCACATCAGGGTGCCGTTCACCCTCCCGAGGGAGACGTTGACCGAGGCGGTACGGCGGCTGCGGCAGGCGTGGGACGCCTACCCGGGTGCCAATGCGGCCCCATTGGCACTGGCCGGTACCGGTCCGGAGTGTCAGGGTGACAGACATGCGACGTTTCCCGCCCAGCGCGATGACCGGCCTGCTGGATGA
- a CDS encoding regulatory protein RecX — protein sequence MPRFDPAELSRDEAWKKAKEVCFDLLAVRARTKDELRQALRRKGFDEEIREQLLGKLDDAGLVDDAAFAEQWVRSRHAYQGLARTALVAELKRKGVDAEVAAQAAGEIDRESEEQRARELVRKRLRTMTALDEQTATRRLLGTLARKGYPQGLAYTVVREELRNAGADSTPLDDVALD from the coding sequence ATGCCGAGGTTCGACCCGGCGGAGCTGTCCCGGGACGAGGCGTGGAAGAAGGCCAAGGAGGTCTGTTTCGACCTCCTGGCCGTCCGCGCCCGCACCAAGGACGAGCTTCGGCAGGCGTTGCGGCGCAAGGGTTTCGACGAGGAGATCCGCGAGCAGCTGCTCGGCAAGCTGGACGACGCCGGGCTGGTCGACGACGCCGCGTTCGCCGAGCAATGGGTGCGTTCGCGCCACGCCTACCAGGGCCTGGCGCGCACCGCGCTGGTCGCCGAGCTGAAGCGCAAGGGCGTCGACGCCGAGGTAGCCGCGCAGGCGGCGGGGGAGATCGACCGCGAGTCCGAGGAGCAGCGGGCGCGTGAGCTGGTGCGCAAGCGCCTCCGCACGATGACCGCGCTGGACGAGCAGACCGCGACCCGCCGCCTGCTCGGCACGCTCGCGCGCAAGGGCTACCCGCAGGGCCTGGCCTACACCGTGGTGCGCGAGGAGCTCCGCAACGCCGGCGCCGACTCCACCCCACTGGACGACGTCGCCCTGGACTGA
- a CDS encoding pyridoxal phosphate-dependent aminotransferase codes for MRRFPPSAMTGLLDDRPRYDLAESTCGDLTVADLVDAGRLADFPLGYGTSAGQVELRKLLGERLGVSADEVLVTTGAGTALFLTGLIAAGEVVVVQPGYPPMLGLAQGLAEQVRTVRLRFDDGYRLDVAALRDALSPRTRLVMLATPQNPAGVAFTPDEIDAALAAMASVCPEAMLLIDENYREAAYTAIPSFASLSPQVMTCGSFSKAHGAPGLRIGWLTVRDAGWYEELRRAKFTSAVACGTLDEFLALELLRRADDVLAGKRARMTAALEVVAEWISRQDGRVTWIRPDAGAFCCLRLGARVRVADFSERLGESGVSVARGEWFGDDADSFRLGFAHEPIDRLREGLELIGAALRASSDS; via the coding sequence ATGCGACGTTTCCCGCCCAGCGCGATGACCGGCCTGCTGGATGACCGCCCCCGTTACGACCTCGCCGAGAGCACCTGCGGTGACCTGACGGTCGCCGACCTCGTCGACGCCGGCCGGCTGGCGGACTTCCCGCTGGGCTACGGCACTTCCGCCGGGCAGGTGGAGCTGCGCAAGCTGCTGGGCGAGCGGCTCGGGGTGTCCGCGGACGAAGTGCTGGTCACGACGGGCGCGGGCACGGCCCTGTTCCTCACCGGGTTGATCGCCGCGGGCGAGGTCGTGGTGGTGCAGCCCGGGTACCCGCCGATGCTGGGGCTGGCGCAGGGGCTCGCCGAACAGGTGCGGACGGTGCGGCTGCGGTTCGACGACGGATACCGGCTGGACGTGGCCGCGCTACGGGATGCGCTGTCGCCGCGGACGCGGCTGGTGATGCTGGCGACGCCGCAGAACCCGGCGGGGGTGGCGTTCACCCCGGACGAGATCGACGCGGCGCTGGCGGCCATGGCGTCGGTGTGCCCGGAGGCGATGCTGCTGATCGACGAGAACTACCGCGAAGCGGCGTATACCGCGATACCGTCGTTCGCGTCGTTGTCGCCCCAGGTGATGACGTGCGGGTCGTTCTCGAAGGCGCACGGCGCGCCCGGGCTGCGGATCGGGTGGCTGACGGTGCGCGACGCCGGGTGGTACGAGGAGCTGCGCCGGGCGAAGTTCACGAGCGCGGTGGCGTGCGGCACGCTGGACGAGTTCCTCGCGCTGGAGCTGCTGCGCCGGGCGGACGACGTGCTCGCCGGCAAGCGGGCGCGGATGACGGCGGCGCTCGAGGTGGTCGCGGAGTGGATCTCACGGCAGGACGGCCGGGTGACGTGGATCCGGCCGGACGCGGGCGCGTTCTGCTGCCTGCGGCTCGGCGCGCGGGTGCGCGTGGCGGACTTCTCCGAGCGCCTGGGCGAGTCCGGGGTGTCGGTCGCGCGGGGCGAGTGGTTCGGCGACGACGCCGACAGCTTCCGGCTCGGCTTCGCCCACGAGCCGATCGACCGGCTGCGCGAGGGGCTCGAGCTGATCGGCGCCGCGCTGCGGGCCTCATCGGACTCGTAA
- a CDS encoding ArsR/SmtB family transcription factor, whose protein sequence is MPLTVELGVSEWAATRFAISPLSETVAGLQQLAAQVRRAGNLPWVRWAEAELARKPLRLPGVWPLITGCRASWPSFLVPAPRGAGPSLEDDLEAVLGTTDDQVRASLRRVFGDDLPGYAAALAARPCEGLRSLAGELRTAYDRLIAPHWPRIRAVLEADVAFRARQLAAGGAAALFAGLHPSLDWRAERLVLAGADRTVQPGPGGLVLMPVALGPTHVMIKCYTTTQTTVRYPVRGSGTLWSVRPPSGNAVRLIGRPRAELLAALRSPATTTDLARRMGVTPSAVSQHLRILRENGLVARERSGRSVLYVLTPLGAALLDVAGR, encoded by the coding sequence ATGCCCTTGACGGTGGAGCTCGGTGTGTCCGAGTGGGCGGCGACCAGATTCGCGATCTCACCCCTGTCGGAGACAGTCGCCGGCCTGCAACAGCTGGCCGCGCAGGTCCGGCGGGCCGGCAACCTCCCCTGGGTGCGGTGGGCCGAAGCGGAGCTGGCACGGAAGCCGCTCCGGCTGCCGGGAGTGTGGCCGCTGATCACGGGCTGCCGGGCGAGCTGGCCCTCGTTCCTGGTTCCGGCGCCGCGAGGCGCGGGTCCGTCACTCGAGGACGACCTCGAAGCGGTGCTCGGGACCACGGACGACCAGGTACGGGCGAGCCTGCGCCGTGTCTTCGGTGACGATCTCCCGGGTTACGCCGCCGCACTGGCTGCCCGGCCGTGCGAGGGGCTGCGGTCGCTGGCCGGGGAGCTGCGGACGGCGTACGACCGCTTGATCGCGCCACACTGGCCGCGGATCCGGGCCGTCCTCGAGGCGGATGTGGCCTTCCGCGCACGGCAGCTGGCGGCGGGTGGGGCGGCCGCCTTGTTCGCCGGCCTGCACCCGAGCCTGGACTGGCGTGCGGAAAGGCTGGTGCTGGCGGGTGCGGACCGGACGGTGCAGCCGGGTCCGGGAGGACTCGTTCTGATGCCGGTCGCGCTCGGCCCGACACACGTGATGATCAAATGCTACACCACGACGCAGACCACGGTGCGCTATCCGGTTCGTGGCAGCGGGACCCTGTGGTCGGTCCGGCCACCCTCCGGGAACGCCGTCCGGCTGATCGGCAGGCCCCGCGCCGAACTGCTGGCGGCACTCCGCTCCCCCGCGACCACGACTGACCTGGCTCGGCGAATGGGAGTCACGCCCAGCGCGGTTTCGCAGCATCTGCGCATCCTGCGGGAGAACGGCCTGGTAGCGCGGGAGCGTTCCGGGCGGAGCGTGCTGTACGTCCTGACGCCCCTCGGTGCGGCTTTGCTGGATGTCGCGGGTCGGTGA
- the eda gene encoding bifunctional 4-hydroxy-2-oxoglutarate aldolase/2-dehydro-3-deoxy-phosphogluconate aldolase, producing MKTGHDVLQLSAVLPVVVVDDAADAVPLAKALVAGGIRAIELTLRTPAGLAAIERVAAEVPDIVVGAGTVVTPGQARQAADAGSAFLVTPGCTDRLLEAVSGTGLPFLPGVSTVSEAMRVAEHGITALKFFPAEASGGVAYLKALAGPLPGLRFCPTGGISPENAPKYLALSTVGCVGGSWLTPADAVTAGDFGRIEQLAREAAALR from the coding sequence GTGAAGACAGGTCATGACGTGCTCCAGCTGTCCGCGGTGCTGCCGGTCGTCGTGGTGGACGACGCGGCGGACGCGGTGCCGCTGGCGAAGGCGCTGGTCGCGGGCGGGATCAGGGCGATCGAGCTGACGCTGCGCACGCCCGCCGGGCTCGCCGCCATCGAGCGGGTGGCCGCCGAGGTGCCGGACATCGTGGTCGGTGCGGGCACCGTGGTGACGCCCGGACAGGCCAGGCAGGCGGCGGACGCGGGCTCGGCGTTCCTGGTCACACCGGGCTGCACGGACCGGCTGCTGGAAGCCGTGTCCGGCACCGGGCTGCCGTTCCTGCCGGGCGTGAGCACGGTGTCCGAGGCGATGCGGGTCGCCGAGCACGGGATCACCGCGCTGAAGTTCTTCCCCGCCGAGGCCAGCGGCGGCGTGGCGTACCTCAAGGCGCTGGCCGGGCCGTTGCCGGGGCTGCGGTTCTGCCCCACCGGCGGGATCTCCCCGGAGAACGCGCCGAAGTACCTGGCACTGTCCACAGTGGGCTGTGTCGGCGGGTCCTGGCTGACGCCGGCGGATGCCGTCACGGCGGGTGACTTCGGCCGGATCGAGCAGCTGGCGCGCGAGGCCGCGGCACTGCGCTGA
- a CDS encoding lipase maturation factor family protein: protein MTWEWFTDPGYWAARLVFQRLLAAIYLVAFLTAALQFKPLLGEHGLLPVPDFVRRVPFRRAPSLFHWRYTDRLFATVAWAGVVVSSALVLGLPDHLPVWAAMLGWTVPWLLYQSIVNVGQLWYSFGWESLLLETGFLAIFLGPADTAPPVLVLWLLRWVLFRLEFGAGLIKMRGDACWRDLTCLCYHHETQPMPGPLSWYFHHLPRPLHKVEAAASHGTQLVVPFALFAPQPAASAAALLMIATQLWLVASGNFAWLNFLTITLAVSVVDIFPVQAPPLPGSPWWHRGLVIGLTVLVVVLSYRPARNLVSRRQVMNTSFDRLHLVNTYGAFGSVTKVRHEIVIEATDDPRPAEDAVWREYEFKGKPGDPRRRPPQFAPYHLRLDWLMWFAALSTRYAQSWLPGLAEKLLAADPETLKLLRHDPFHGGRPTYVRANLYRYRFTTPRERRETGAWWVREARGPVLRTTRLGPDGAVVAVD, encoded by the coding sequence GTGACGTGGGAGTGGTTCACCGATCCGGGTTACTGGGCGGCCCGGCTGGTGTTCCAGCGCCTGCTCGCGGCGATCTACCTGGTCGCGTTCCTCACCGCGGCGTTGCAGTTCAAGCCGCTGCTCGGCGAGCACGGCCTGCTGCCGGTACCGGACTTCGTGCGCCGGGTGCCGTTCCGCCGCGCGCCCAGCCTGTTCCACTGGCGCTACACGGACCGGCTGTTCGCGACCGTGGCGTGGGCCGGCGTCGTGGTGTCCTCGGCGCTCGTACTCGGGTTGCCCGACCACCTGCCGGTGTGGGCCGCGATGCTGGGGTGGACGGTGCCGTGGCTGCTGTACCAGTCGATCGTCAACGTCGGGCAGCTGTGGTACTCCTTCGGCTGGGAATCACTGCTGCTCGAAACCGGGTTCCTGGCGATCTTCCTCGGCCCGGCGGACACGGCACCACCAGTGCTCGTGCTGTGGCTGCTGCGCTGGGTGCTGTTCCGGCTCGAGTTCGGCGCCGGGCTGATCAAGATGCGCGGCGACGCGTGCTGGCGCGACCTGACCTGCCTCTGCTACCACCACGAAACCCAGCCCATGCCCGGCCCGCTGAGCTGGTACTTCCACCACCTGCCCAGACCACTGCACAAGGTGGAAGCCGCGGCCAGCCACGGCACCCAGCTCGTCGTGCCGTTCGCGTTGTTCGCGCCGCAGCCGGCCGCGAGCGCGGCCGCGCTGCTGATGATCGCGACACAGCTGTGGCTGGTCGCCAGCGGCAACTTCGCGTGGCTGAACTTCCTCACGATCACCCTCGCGGTGTCCGTTGTGGACATCTTCCCGGTGCAGGCCCCACCGCTGCCCGGATCGCCGTGGTGGCACCGCGGTCTCGTGATCGGGCTGACCGTGCTGGTCGTCGTGCTCAGCTACCGCCCGGCCCGGAACCTGGTGTCGCGGCGGCAGGTCATGAACACCAGCTTCGACCGGCTGCACCTGGTCAACACCTACGGCGCGTTCGGCAGCGTCACCAAGGTGCGGCACGAGATCGTCATCGAGGCAACCGACGATCCCCGGCCCGCTGAGGACGCGGTGTGGCGTGAGTACGAGTTCAAGGGCAAACCCGGGGACCCGCGGCGCCGTCCACCGCAGTTCGCGCCGTACCACCTGCGGCTGGACTGGCTGATGTGGTTCGCCGCGCTGTCCACCCGGTACGCCCAGTCGTGGCTGCCGGGTCTGGCGGAGAAGCTGCTGGCCGCCGACCCGGAGACGCTGAAGCTGCTGCGGCACGACCCGTTCCACGGCGGACGTCCGACCTACGTGCGGGCGAATCTCTACCGGTACCGCTTCACCACCCCACGGGAGCGCCGGGAGACTGGCGCGTGGTGGGTGCGCGAAGCGCGCGGCCCGGTGCTGCGGACCACCCGCCTGGGACCGGACGGCGCGGTGGTCGCCGTCGATTGA
- the recA gene encoding recombinase RecA has product MPAAPDKDKALELALAQIDKQYGKGSVMRLGEETRPPIGVIPTGAIALDIALGIGGLPRGRVIEIYGPESSGKTTVALHAVANAQKAGGIAAFIDAEHALDPEYAKALGVDTDALLVSQPDTGEQALEIADMLIRSGALDILVIDSVAALVPRAEIEGEMGDSHVGLQARLMSQALRKITGALSNSGTTAIFINQLREKVGVMFGSPETTTGGKALKFYASVRLDVRRIETLKDSGEAVGNRTRVKVVKNKVAPPFKQAEFDILYGVGVSREGSLIDMGVDQGILRKSGAWYTYEGDQLGQGKENARKFLRDNPDIANEIEKRIKEKLGIGPQVDAEAAEPAPVDF; this is encoded by the coding sequence ATGCCAGCAGCACCCGACAAGGACAAGGCGCTCGAGCTCGCCCTGGCCCAGATCGACAAGCAGTACGGCAAGGGCTCGGTCATGCGGCTGGGCGAGGAGACTCGCCCGCCCATCGGCGTGATCCCGACCGGCGCCATCGCCCTCGACATCGCGCTGGGCATCGGCGGCCTGCCGCGCGGCCGGGTCATCGAGATCTACGGCCCGGAGTCCTCGGGTAAGACGACCGTCGCCCTGCACGCGGTCGCGAATGCCCAGAAGGCCGGCGGCATCGCGGCGTTCATCGACGCCGAGCACGCCCTCGACCCGGAGTACGCCAAGGCGCTCGGCGTCGACACCGACGCGCTGCTGGTGTCCCAGCCCGACACCGGTGAGCAGGCGCTGGAGATCGCGGACATGCTGATCCGCTCCGGCGCGCTCGACATCCTGGTCATCGACTCGGTCGCCGCGCTCGTGCCGCGCGCCGAGATCGAGGGCGAGATGGGCGACTCGCACGTGGGTCTGCAGGCCCGGCTGATGAGCCAGGCGCTGCGGAAGATCACCGGCGCGCTGTCCAACTCCGGCACCACCGCGATCTTCATCAACCAGCTGCGCGAGAAGGTCGGCGTCATGTTCGGCTCGCCGGAGACCACCACCGGTGGTAAGGCGCTGAAGTTCTACGCGTCGGTCCGGCTCGACGTGCGCCGCATCGAAACGCTCAAGGACAGCGGCGAGGCCGTCGGCAACCGCACCCGTGTCAAGGTCGTGAAGAACAAGGTCGCGCCGCCGTTCAAGCAGGCCGAGTTCGACATCCTCTACGGCGTCGGCGTGTCCCGCGAGGGTTCGCTGATCGACATGGGGGTCGACCAGGGCATTCTGCGCAAGTCCGGCGCCTGGTACACCTACGAGGGCGACCAGCTCGGCCAGGGCAAGGAGAACGCGCGGAAGTTCCTGCGGGACAACCCGGACATCGCCAACGAGATCGAGAAGCGGATCAAGGAAAAGCTGGGCATCGGCCCGCAGGTCGACGCCGAGGCGGCCGAGCCCGCCCCGGTCGACTTCTGA